GACGGGAACGTCTGGTTCATGGTTGGCCTCCAGGGCGCGGGCAAGACCACCAGCACCGGCAAGCTCGCCGCCTTTTACAAGAGCAAGGGCCGCCGCGTGCTGCTCGTCGCCGCCGACACCCAGCGCCCCGCCGCCCGTGACCAGCTCGAAGTGCTGGCGAAACAGGTGGGCGTGCCGGTCCTCAAGGTGAACGACGGCGAGACGCCCCAGGAAACGAGACGCCGCCTCGACGAGTACCTCAAGACCGATTACCGCGACCTGGTGATCGTGGACACCGCAGGCCGCCTCCAGATCGACGAGGCGCTGATGGACCAGCTCGCGGACCTCCAGACCGAGCTGCACCCCAGCGAGACGCTCCTGGTGGTGGACGCGATGACCGGCCAGGAGGCGCTGAACGTGGCCCGCGTGTTCGACGAGCGCGTGAACCTCTCCGGCCTGATCATCACGAAGATGGACGGTGATGCGCGCGGCGGCGCGGCCCTCTCGGCGCGCAGCGTCACCGGGCACCCGATCTACTTCGCGGGCACCAGCGAGAAGCTGACGGGCCTCGAACCCTTCTACCCCGACCGCGTGGCGGGCCGCATCCTCGGCATGGGTGACGTGCTGGGGCTGATCGAACGTGCTCAGCAGGCCGACCTCAAGGCGATGGAGGTCAAGAAGCCCGGCGACTTCGACCTGGAAGACCTGCTACTTCAACTGCGCCAGATTCGCAAGATGGGACCGCTGGGCGACCTCCTCAAGCTGATCCCCGGTATGAGCCGCGCCCTACCCGAAGGCTTCAACGTGGACGAGAAACAGATTCAGCGCATCGACGCGATGATCTCCTCGATGACCGTGAAGGAACGCCGCAACCCCAAGATCATCGACGGGCGCCGCCGCAAGCGCATCGCGGCGGGCAGCGGCCACACCGTGCAGGACATCAACCGTCTGCTGAAGATGCACGAGCAGATGAAGGACATGATGAAGATGCTCCAGCGCTTCAGCGGCCCCGGTGGCAAGGGGATGGGCAAGGGCATGAAGCCTCCCAAGCTGCCCCCCATGCCGCCGCAGATGAAACGCTGAGTTCTGGCCGCGTTGACACCTCCCGGCACGCTCCCTATACTCAGGCCCGCTGTTCAGCGCCCTCGCGGCAGCCCAGCGGGTCGTTAGCTCAATCGGTAGAGCAGCTGACTTTTAATCAGCGGGTTCCGGGTTCAAGTCCCGGGCGACCCACCAGAAAAAGCCCCGCCTGGCGCGGGGTTCTTTGTTTTTGCTCGGCGTGGTGCGGCTGTTCTTTGCGCTTTGACAGCAAAAAGAAGGGAGCCGTCAAGCTCCCTCCGCTGGTTCAGATTGGCGGGTCTTCCCCGCGCTTCTGCTCGCGCGCCCGTCTTTGATCTTCGAGGTGGACGCCTCCCTCAAGTGCTGTGGACTGCACGGCTTCGTCAAGCCAGAAATGGAAGTCTATCAGGTTGTTCTGCGAAAAGCAACTGCTGGCTATGCGCTCAGCGCCCCTCGCGGGCGTCCACCAGCAGCTCACCGGCGATGGCCAGCGCGGCGGGGCCGAGCGGGCTGAGGGTCACGCCCAGCAGGACGCCGAGCTTGTCGCGCCGCGCACTGCTCAGGTAGGCCCAGCGTTCGAGGTCTTTGCTGTGGGTCCGGGCGGTTTCGTCGCGCAGGTAGCGCACCGCGCCGTCGTAGTATCCGGCCTGGAAGGCGGCGCGGGCACGCTTTTCCTGGTCGAGCAGGCCCAGGCCGCGCGTGGCGAGCAGCACGCGCCGAGCTTCCGCCTCGCCGCCGAAGCCGTAGAGGTTGTCCAGGTGGTAGACCGCCTTGGGGAAGCGCAACCCGGCCGCGGCCCGCCAGGCATGGGGGAGGCGAATCTCGAATTCGGGCCAGCCGTGCAGGTGGGTCAGCAGTGCCGGATACAGCAGGTCCACCGCCACGGCGCGCGCTTCGGCCAGGGCGAGCAATTGCTCCTGCATGCCGGAGCCGGGGCCGGTGGAGGTGCGGCGGGCCGTCTCCAGCCGGGCGGCCGCCTGATTGAGCAGGTCCTCGCGGTGCGCGGCGAGCCGTTCGGCGTTCAGGTTCCAGAGGGTGCGCTGGATGCGGCCGTAATTCCCGGTCGGGTCATACGCGACGCGGCTGGTGGCGAGCAGCGCGATGGGCGCCTCCTCGCGCGCCGTGTCCCAGTCGCGCCACGCTTCCAGTTTCTCGTAGGGGAAACGGTGCACGGTGACGCCCGCCCGCGTCTCGGTGTGCGGGGAGAGCAGACCACGCTCGAAGGCGACCAGCGTCGGCTGGCTGCCCGCCCAGGCCTCGTCGGTGCCGTAGCTGCCTGCCTGGGCGACGGCGCGCACCTTGCGGTCGGCCACCAGCCGGTCCTGTATTTTTTCCGCGTCCTGCAAGCCTGCCTCCAGCTTCAGGATAGCGGCAAGGCGGGGTCGGCGGCGTGGGTAAGCAGACGGCGCAGGTGCCACAGGTGAGCGCCGCGCCATTCCAGGGGGTCCTCCACGTGAAGCTGGAGGCCGTGCGTGTAGCCCAGCGCCCGGTATGCCTCACCCACCAGCCGCGCGTCCCGCATCAGCGCGCGCAGCCTGGGAAGCGGAAGGAGGTCCGTCCAGGTCGTCAGGTAGGCGCTCTCCACGGCCTCCAGCGTTGCCGGTGGGGCACCGTCCGGCGCGAGGTAGAGGGGGTCGGCGTCCAGAAAGGGGTGGGTGAGGCTCGCGTCCGACCAGTCCAGCAGGGTCCAGCGCCCCGCCGCGCCTTGCACGGTATTCAGGCGGTGCAGGTCGCCGTGCCCCGCCACCGGCGGCAGTCCGGAGGCGGCGAGCCGGGCACAGGCGGCCCGTAAGGGCGGTTCCAGGGCGAGCAGCCTGTCGGCCTCCTCGCGGGTCAGCCCGTCCGCCTCGCCCACCATCAGCCGGTCTTCCCGCAGCAGGTCGGGGAGGAGGGAGGCCACCCACAGCGGCCCGTGTTCGGGCACCCCCAGGGCGCGCAGATCGGGGAGGAGCGCCGCGCTCGCCCGCTGGACCCGCGCCAGGTGGACGGCGAGGCTGCGGCCGTCCTCACCCTCGCCCGGAACTGTTCCCGCGTGGGCGAGCAGCAGCAGGCCCCGCTCCCGGTCAGAGGCCAGGACGGGGGGCGCCGCGCCGGGCAGTTCACGCGACAGCAGGCCGGTCACGCTCACTTCCCGCGCGAAGAAGGGCGGCACGGCCTTCAGGTAGAGGGGGCCGCCGTCCGCCAGCGGCACCCGCCACAGCGCACTGATGCCCCAGTGCTTGAGGGGTTCGGGCCTGCCCGCCCGCTGGAGGCCCTGTTCGCGCACTTCCTCGTCCAGCCAGGCCAGCACCCCCGCCGCCCAGCCCACCCGGGCGAAGGCAGGCCGGAGGTCCGGGACGGGGGCGAGGGCCGCCTCGGCCCAGGCCCGCTGGGGACCCGGCAGCCTCCCGGGGGTCACCCAGTCCACGCCCTGGATGGGGTTCAGCGCGTCCAGGTGCCACGCCGCCTCACGGACCAGGGTCCCGCCCGGTGCGTCGGGCAGGCGCGCGAAGTGCAGGCGGCGCAGGGGGGCCAGCCACGCGGTCAGGGCCGGAAAGGCGTCCGTGAGGCCACGGCCCACGAACGTGTTTTCCGTGACCACGGCGACGGGGAGCGCGCCCGCGACCGCCGCGACCCGCCCGCCGTCCGGGTGCGTGATGACCGCGTGGAGCGTCGTCTGAAGGTTCGGGGCCACGCGGCCAGTCTGCGGTGTCCGGCCCCGGCGGCGCGTCGGCCGGGTGGCTTACACGCCCTGCACGGCAGGCCGGGATTCCGCCACGAGACCCAGGGCCTCCGCCACCAATGCGTAGGACCGCCGACGCGCCGCCGGGTCGTGCAGCAGCGTGGTGAGCATCAGCTCGTCTGCGCCGGTTCGGTCGGCCAGGGCCAGCAGCCGCGCCCGCACCTCCGCCGGGTCGCCCACGATCACGCGCTCCCGGTAGGCGGCCACCTGCGCCCGCTCATGCGGAGTGTAGGGGTAGGCGCGGGCCTCCGCCACACTGGGGAAGGGCGCGAGTTCGCCCCGCACCAGCCGCAGGAACATCAGGTCGAGGGACGCGGCGAGGTCGTCCGCCTCCTGGGCCGTCGGGGCGCAGACCACGCTCGTCGCGACGATGCTGCGCGCTTCCGGAAACGTCTCCGAGGGCCGGAAGGCCGCGCGGTAGGCCCGGATGGCTGCCGCCGCGTCCGCCACGCTGGGGTTGATGTGCTGCGCGAAGGCCAGCCCGGTCCCCAGCAGCGCCGCGACCCGCGCGCCGTACCCGCTGCTGCTCAGCAGCCACAGCGGTGGAAAGAGCGGGGGCTGACCGGCGGTATCCGCCGGAGCCGCCGTGACGCCCGCGAAGGGGTGGCCCTCCGGAAAGGCCCCGGTCCCGTAGGCGATCAGGTCCGCCAGTTGCCGCTCGAAGGGTTCTTCCATCCCGCCTGCGGCGCCCCGCAGGGCAAGGGCGGTGCGGGGATCGGTGCCCGGCGCGCGGCCCAGCCCCAGGTCCACCCGCCCCGGCGCGAGGGCCGACAGCAGCCGGTACGTCTCCGCGACCGCCAGCGGCGCGTGGTTCGGCAGCATCACGCCGCCCGCGCCGAGCCGCAGCCGGGAGGTGACCTGCGACAGGGTCGCCAGGACCACGGCGGGCACACTCGCGGCCAGTGAGCGCATGTTGTGGTGCTCGGCCACCCAGTAGCGCGTGAAGCCCAGGCGCTCGGCCTCCCGCGCGAGGGCCAGCGTCTCCCGCAGCGCGGCGGGCGCATCCGACCCGCTGGGAACGGGCACGAGGTCCAGCACGGACAGGAGCAGGGGAGGGGACATGGGTGCAGTGTGCGTCGGTCAACCTCAGCGAAAACCGCCTCCGGTCACGATGGGAGGAGGAGCCTTCACCCCGCCGCGCCGAGGCGGCCCAGCCACACCCCGACCGCGAAGACGACCGCGCCGCCCACGATGACCTGAAAGATGGTCTGCCCCAGCGGGCTCCTCATGTACTTCCAGCGAATCCCGGCGATGGCGAGCAGTTCGATGATCACGACGAGGTAGGCCAGCGTGAGGGCCGTCCGCAGGTCGGGCAGCAGGAAGGGCAGGGTGTGCAGCATCCCGCCGACAATCGTGGCGAGGCCGGTGATCAGCCCGCGCGTGATCGGGGTGCCGCGCCCGCTCACCTTGCCGTCGTCGGAGAGGGCTTCCGCCAGCCCCATGCTGATGCCCGCGCCCAGGCTGGCGGCCAGACCGACAAAGAAGGCGTCGATGGGTTTACCGGTCAGTCCCGCCGTGGCGAAGATCGGCGCGAGGGTACTCACGCTGCCGTCCATCAGCCCCAGCAGCGCGGGCTGCACCTTCTGGAGAACGAAGACGTGGTCATGCCGTGCGGCAGAGGTGGGCTGGGGGGTGGGAGAGGACATTGCCCCATCCTACCCTTAATAGGAATTCTTCTCAATAAGGTATTCCGATGGGAGAACTGGGGATGGGCCTGCTGGTCCCGGCAGCAGGCGTCGAACCGCTTAAAACCTCGGCGTCATCCGGTTTTTTCAGTGGTTAGACCGTTCGACCCTCCCGGTGTCCAGCAGCAGTTTGGGCCGGAACTTCAATGCGTCGGCCGCGACGAGAAAGGCGGGAATACCGTTTACCTGCCGCAACACCCGCTCGGGGTTCGCGCCGTGCAGGTGCCCGTAGACGATCAGGTCGGGCCGCGCCGACTCGATCACGGGGGTCAGCGCGTTGGGGGGATAGGGGGGGCTGGCGGGTGGGTAATGCAGCATCAGGATCAGGTGGTCGCCGGGCTGGCGGAGGCTGGCGGCCGCCTGGACGCTCAGGCGCAGGCGTTCGGCCTCGCGGTTCAGCAGGCGCTCGTCTTCGGCGCCCAGCGGTTCGTAGCCGGGGGTCAGCCAGCCGCGCGTGCCGCACACCACCACGTTTTCCACCCGCACCGCGTCGTTCTGGAGGGCGAGCATGCCGGGCGGGAGGGCCGCGCGCAGCTTCCCGGCGCCCGTCCACCAGTAGTCGTGGTTGCCGCGCAGCAGCACCTTGGTGCCCGGCAGCGCCGCGACGGGGGCGAGGTCGGTCATCGCGTCGGGCAGCCGCATCGCCCAGGAGAGGTCGCCGGGCAGCAGGACCAGGTCGCCGGGGCGCACCTCCTCGCGCCAGTGCTCGAAAATCAGCTCGGGGTGCCCGGCCCACTGCGGCCCGAAGACCGTCATCGGCTTGGGCGTCGTGTAAGCGAGGTGCAGGTCGGCGATGGCAAACACGCGCATAGGGAGGCTCCCGGCAGGCGGAGGGCGAGGGGGCATAAAGCAAAAGCCCCCCGCAAGAGGGGAGGCTTTCCACGTGGTCGGGGCGAGAGGATTCGAACCTCCGACCCCTTCGTCCCGAACGAAGTGCGCTACCAGGCTGCGCTACGCCCCGCTTCAACCACGGCCCCGGCAGCAGGTGGAGCCTGCTTTCAGTGCGTGGGGTAGTCTACGCGGCCCCCCGGGGGGTGTCAAGCTGGCCCGCCTCTCACTCCAGGCCGCTGTCATCGTCCAGCGCGGCCTCGTCGAGGAGAGGGTCCCCCTCGGCGCTGGCGACCTCGCGGATGGCCGCCCAGATCACCGCTCCCGGAAAGCCGCGCCGGGCCAGGAAGGCATAGGCACTCGCGCGGGGGTCGCGTTTGCGGGCGAAGCTGGGCCAGCGGCGCGAGAGCAGGGCCGCCGCGTCCGCCTGCTCCTCCTCGGGGTCGCGGGCGGCCAGGGTTTCTTCGATCAGCCCCTCCGTCACGCCCCGGCGCTTGAGGGTCTGCCGCACGCGGAAGCCGCCCACGCCCCGGCGGCCGCCCTCGGCGCGGGCCACCGCATCGTCGCTCTGGTAGCCCAACTCCTGCACGCGGGCCAGCACCTCTTCCGCCAGCGCCTCGTCGTCGGTGCGGCGCCGCAGCCGCGTCCGCAGTTCGGCCTCCGTCAGCGCCCGGCCCGAGAGGGCGCGGAAGGCGTAGGCGAGCAGGTCGTCGCGGGCCTTTTGCCGGTCCTCGGGCGTTGGTGGCCTGTCCCCCGTCACGCTCCCAGTATGCCGCTTGCGCGGGCCCGCGCCTCTCCGCTACACTCTTCAGGTTGCCCATCCCCGGTTGGGCACCACGCCCCCCGCCCTGTGCCCGTCGTGCTGTGCGGAGAGCGTGCGCGTCGGGCGAAATCCGATGCATCGTGTTCCCCCCCAGAAGGAGGTGGGAACCGCCCCGCGAGTGCGGGAGAAAGAGAGAACCAACATGGCCCTTCGTCACAAGTCTGCCCAGAAGCGTCACCGCCAGAGCCTCAAGCGCCGCCTGATCAACCGCAGCCGCAAGAGCACCATCAAGACCTTCAGCAAGAAGGCCGTCGTCGCCGCCCAGACCGGTACCGAGGACGCCCTGGAACTGCACCGCAAGGCCGAGAGCCTGATCGACAAGGCCGCCAAGGGCAGCACCCTGCACAAGAACACCGCCGCCCGCAAGAAGAGCCGTCTGGCCAAGGCGCTGAACAAGGCCCGCGCCGCGCAGGCCGAGCAGCAGGCGTAAGCGAACAGACCAACCCAGAGGGCCACTCCAGAGCGGGGTGGCCTTCCGCGTTTTGCTGATTACTCGCGGGTTTCCTGGAGGTCCAGCATGCCCGTGTAGTGATTGAGGTCCACGATCAGGCGGTAGACGCCCTGGTGCCCGCCCCCCATCAGTTTCAGGGACCACGTCCCGGGCTGGCAGCTCTGCCCGGCGACCTGGGTGCCGGAGGGGTCGAGCAGGCGCAGGGTCGCCTGGCCGCTGCGGACGGCGCAGGTGCCCGTGACGCCCACATTCTTGCCGTCCTCGTACAGTTGGAAGGCGTAGCGGTTCTGGCCCTGGGCGTTGAGCAGGTGCGTGGGGGTCAGCGTCACGTATCCGAAGCGCAGGCCGAACGTGAAGTACAGCAGCAGGGCCGCGGCCACCAGGGCAAGGAGCAGGAAGCGCATCACCGTAGTGTAACGCCGGTCACGTAAGGGTGCGGGCGAAAGCCCGGCTCAGCCGCGCGACCCCTTCCCGCAGGCGCTCGGGGGAGAGGTGCGCGAACGCGAGCAGTACGGCGGGCGGACGCGGCAGCCGTGCGAGTGGCGCGGCGGGCGTGAGGGCCACTCCGGCCCGCGCGGCGACGGCCACCGCCTCTTCCTCGGACAGCCCGGCAGGCAGGGTGACGTGGACATGCAGGCCCGCGCGGGCGGGCGTGACCTGCCACTCGGGCAGCCCGGCGGCCAGAGCGGACAGCAGGACCTCGTGCCGGTGGCGGATGGCCTGGCGGGCGCGGCGCAGGTGCCGGGCGTAGGCCCCGGAGGCCAGCACGTCGGCCAGGGCCAGCGCGTCGAGCGTGGCGGGCGCGCGGTCGGTCAGGGGACGGGTTCCCGCCAGCACGCGGATCACGGATTCGGGTGCGACCAGATACCCGCTGCGCGTGACCGGCGCGAGGCTTTTGCTGAAGGTGCCCAGCAGGATCACCCGCTCGGGCGCGAGGCCCTGCAAGGCCGCCGGGGGCCTCGCGCCGTGATGCAGGTCGGCAGCGTAGTCGTCCTCCAGAATAAAGGCGCCCGCCCGCCGTGCCCACGCCACCACCTCCCCCTGTCGCGCGGCGGGCAGCGCCACCGTCGTCGGATACTGCGCGCCCGGGGTCAGATATAGCAGGGTGGCCTGCTCGGGGAGGGCGGCCGGGTTCAGCCCCCCGGCGTCCACCGGGACCGGGCAGAGGGTGGCCCCGGTCGCTCCCAGCGCCGCCCGCGCGCCCGGATAGGTGGGGTCCTCGGTCGCCGCCACCCGGCCCTCTTCCAGGAACACGCGGGCCAGCGCGTCCAGCGACGCCTGCGTGCCTCCCGTCAGCATCACCATGTCGGGCGTGACCCGCGCGCCCCGTTCGGCATTCAGGTAGGCGGCGAGGGCGCGGCGGGTTTCGAGCGGCCCCAGTTCGGCCTCCAATTCGGGGAGGGACGAGGTGGCCTGCCGGGCCTGCCGCGCCAGGGCCTCAGCCCACGCGCCCGCCGGGTACAGGTCGGGCACGGGCTGGCCGGGCCGGAAGTCCACGGCGTAGCCCCCGCCCGCGTCCGGCACGCGCCCCGCCAGTGCCCGCGTGGCCCAGGCGCTCAGCGGGAGGGGCGGGTCGGTGGGCGCGGCGTGTACCGGACCGGGCATCGCCACCCGGGTGCCGCTGCGCGCGCTGGCCCGCACGTACCCTTCCGCCTCCAGTTGCGCCAGCGCGTCCACCAGCGTGTTGCGCGACACGCCCAGCCGCGCCGCGAGCGCCCGGTGGCCGGGCAGGCGGGTGCCTTCGGGGAGGAGGCCTGCCAGGATGGCCTCCCGCAGCGTCCGCGCGGCCCGCGCGTGCAGGGCCTCGCCCGGGAGCGCGGGGCGCAGGCCTTCCAGCGGTGCCTTCACGCCCTCCTCCTTCAGCAGGTGAACTCGCGCGCCAGCCACGCCGGGTCGCCCCCCTCGGCGGCCAGGGCCTGACCGGCCAGCTCCAGAAAGCGGTCGCGGGCGGCCTCGGCGTCGGCGCGGGTCAGACCGTGGGCGCCCGGGTCAGCGAGCACTTCACGCAGCAGCGGAAAGACCGGCGTATCCGCGTGCAGGACGCCTCCCACCGTCACGTCCGCGGGCCACTTCAGCAGATAGTCCAGCGCGTAGGGGCCGGGTTCCAGCACACAGCCGCCCGGGTAGGGAATGCGCGGGGGGGCGGGAAAGGTCACGGCGGGGGCGGCGTCGCTCATGGGGACAGGATGCACCCGCGCTGGCCAATCCGAAACCTTCCTTGAACCATTTGCGGCCCTGCCTTCCCGGCCCGGCGTCTATCATGCCTTCAACATGGACAACGAGGCGCTGGTGCAGGCGTACCGGGAGGCGCTCCCGGACTACGAGCGGCTGCGTGACGCGGTGGTGGCCCATGTCACCGATCTCCTCAAGGCGGCGGGCCTGAACATTCACCACGTCACCGGCCGCGTGAAACGGCCCGCCAGCCTGGCGGACAAGCTGCGGCGCAAGCCCGGCCGGTATCACACGCTGGACGACGTGACGGACCTCGTCGGCGTGCGCGTCATCACCTACTTCGCGAATGACGTGAATGTCGTCGCGCGCCTGATGGAAGAGCATCACATCGTGGACTGGGACAACAGCATCGACAAGTCCAAGATGCACGACCCCGACCGCTTCGGCTACCTGGGCGTCCACTATGTCCTGCGCGCCGAACCGGACCTCGTCCCCCAGCTCGCCGGGACCCGCTACGAGGTGCAGATCCGCAGCATTCTCCAGCACGCCTGGGCCGAGATCGAACACGACCTGGGCTACAAGAATCCCGAGGCCGTCCCCAGCGAGGTCCGCCGCCGGTTCTACCGCCTCGCGGGCCTGCTGGAGATGGCCGACGAGGAATTTATGGCCCTGCACAGCCTCGGCCACGACTACGCCGCCACCCTGCCTGCCCGCATCGCGGAGGACCCCGAAAGCGTCTTCATCGACGCCCACAGCATGACGTACCTGCTCGGCGCGGCGCCGATCCGTGATCTGGACGGGCAACTGGCCGCCGCGCTGCACGTCCCGCTGCTGGTGAACTGGCCCGACCGCGAACGCCCCCAGCGGCTTGCCAGCCTGCTGCACTATGTCGGCGTGCATTCCGTCGGCCTGCTCCTGAAGGAACTGGGGCGGCACGCGGCCGAGGTGGAGCGTTTCGGCGCGGCCCTGATGCCCCACCTGCGTCAGGTGTGGAAGCCCAGCGGCGGCCTGCGCCCCGGCATCAGCGTCGTGCAGTACGTGCTGCTGCGGGCGTGTGCCAACCCCAGCCTCGACCCGGACGAGGTGGTCCATCTGCTCGACCTGAGCGGTCCGGGGTCCGCCGAGGACCTGGTGCGGACAGTGCGGGAGGTGTACGGGCGGGAGGTGGGGGACCGCGCGGCGGGGTGAGGGGGCGGGACGGCCAGCCTCCATCCCCAGCCCTGCCGTAAAGCAGAGGGGAAGGTGGGGCAGCCCTCATCCCCGCCGCGCCCGGTACCGCCGGATCAGCGTGTTCGTGCTCGAATCGTGCTTCAGGTCCGGCTCGCCCGGCGCCTCCAGCTCCGGCACGATCTTTGCGGCCAGCACCTTGCCGAGTTCGACCCCCCACTGGTCGAAGGAATTGATGTTCCAGATCGCGCCCTGCACGAAGACCTTGTGTTCGTAGAGGGCAATCAGCGTTCCCAGCGTGCGCGGCGTGAGCCGGTCGGCCAGCAGCGTATTCGTGGGCCGGTTCCCCTCGAAGACGCGGTGCGGGGCCAGTTTGGCGCTGGCCCCCTCGTCCCGGACCTGCTCCAGCGATTTGCCGAAGGCCAGGGCTTCGGTCTGCGCGAAGGCGTTCGCCATCAGCAGGTCGTGGTGCGGCGGCCCGCCCGGGGTGGGCAGGGGGTTGAGGGTCTGGCAGAAGCCCAGGAAATCGCAGGGAATCAGCGTGGTGCCCTGGTGGATCAACTGGTAGAAGGCGTGCTGCCCGTTGGTGCCCGGCTGGCCCCACACGACCGGGCCGGTGTCGTAGTCCACCGTCTGCCCCTCCAGCGTGACGTGCTTGCCGTTGCTCTCCATGTCGAGCTGCTGGAGGTAGGCCGGGAAATAGGCGAGGTACTGGTCATAGGGCAACACCCCGTAGGTCTGCGCGCCGAAAAAATCGCGGTACCACACGCCCAGCACGCCCATCAGCACGGGGAGGTTCTGTTCGAGCGGCGCCGTGCGGAAATGCTCGTCCATCTCGTGAAAGCCCGCCAGCATATCGCGGAAACCCTCGGGGCCAATAGCGATCATCAGCGAGAGGCCGATGGCGCTGTCCATGCTGTAACGGCCCCCCACCCAGTCCCAGAAGCCGAACATGTTCGCGGTGTCGATGCCGAATTTCTCGACCTCGGCCGCGTTCGTGCTAACGGCAACAAAGTGGCGGGCGACGGCGGCGTTCTCGTCCGGCACGTCTCCCAGCCCGGCCAGCAGCCACGCCCGCGCACTCTTCGCGTTCGCCATCGTCTCCTGGGTGGTGAAGGTCTTGCTGGACACGATGAAGAGGGTTTCCTCCGGGTCGAGGTCGCGGGTCTTCTCCACCAGATCGGTGCCGTCCACGTTGGACACGAAACGCAGCGTGAGGCGGCGGTCGCTGTAATACTTCAGCGCCTCGTACGCCATCATCGGCCCCAGGTCCGACCCGCCGATGCCGATGTTCACGATGTTGCGGATGGGCTTACCGGTCGCGCCCAGCCACGTCCCGCCGCGCACCCGGTCCGCGAAGGCGCCCATGCGGTCCAGCACCTCCTGCACCTCCGGGACCACGTTCTCGCCGTCCACGGTGACAGTCGCGCCGCGTGGGGCACGCAGGGCCGTGTGCAGCACCGCGCGGTTCTCGGTCACGTTGATACGCTCGCCCGCGAACATCGCGTCCCGCCGCGCCTCCACCCCCGTCTCCCGCGCGAGTTGCAGCAGCAAGCGCAGCGTCTCGTCGGTGACGCGATTCTTGCTGTAGTCGAGGTACAGGCCCGCACCCTCGGCGCTCAGGCGTTCGCCCCGGTGGGGATCAGCGGCGAAGAGGTCGCGCAGGTGGGTGTCCCGCATCGTCCCGAAGTGCGCCTTCAGGGCCTGCCAGGCGGGAAGCTGCGTCAGGGAGGGCCGCGCCGGGGAGGAAGGGTCACTCATGCGGCGAGCATACCAGCGGCTCCTAACCGGCCCGAACGGGAGTTCCAGCCATGAAGGGACGGAAAAGGGAAAAGGTGGGGGCGCGGGGCCGGGGTCGGGCTGGGCGGGGAAGGGCAGGCCGAACGACCTTATTTCGTCATTCCGAACGACCACCGGAAGAACTGGACGGTGGTCTGACGGGCCTGAAGGCTTA
The window above is part of the Deinococcus metallilatus genome. Proteins encoded here:
- the pgi gene encoding glucose-6-phosphate isomerase encodes the protein MSDPSSPARPSLTQLPAWQALKAHFGTMRDTHLRDLFAADPHRGERLSAEGAGLYLDYSKNRVTDETLRLLLQLARETGVEARRDAMFAGERINVTENRAVLHTALRAPRGATVTVDGENVVPEVQEVLDRMGAFADRVRGGTWLGATGKPIRNIVNIGIGGSDLGPMMAYEALKYYSDRRLTLRFVSNVDGTDLVEKTRDLDPEETLFIVSSKTFTTQETMANAKSARAWLLAGLGDVPDENAAVARHFVAVSTNAAEVEKFGIDTANMFGFWDWVGGRYSMDSAIGLSLMIAIGPEGFRDMLAGFHEMDEHFRTAPLEQNLPVLMGVLGVWYRDFFGAQTYGVLPYDQYLAYFPAYLQQLDMESNGKHVTLEGQTVDYDTGPVVWGQPGTNGQHAFYQLIHQGTTLIPCDFLGFCQTLNPLPTPGGPPHHDLLMANAFAQTEALAFGKSLEQVRDEGASAKLAPHRVFEGNRPTNTLLADRLTPRTLGTLIALYEHKVFVQGAIWNINSFDQWGVELGKVLAAKIVPELEAPGEPDLKHDSSTNTLIRRYRARRG
- a CDS encoding GTP pyrophosphokinase, which codes for MDNEALVQAYREALPDYERLRDAVVAHVTDLLKAAGLNIHHVTGRVKRPASLADKLRRKPGRYHTLDDVTDLVGVRVITYFANDVNVVARLMEEHHIVDWDNSIDKSKMHDPDRFGYLGVHYVLRAEPDLVPQLAGTRYEVQIRSILQHAWAEIEHDLGYKNPEAVPSEVRRRFYRLAGLLEMADEEFMALHSLGHDYAATLPARIAEDPESVFIDAHSMTYLLGAAPIRDLDGQLAAALHVPLLVNWPDRERPQRLASLLHYVGVHSVGLLLKELGRHAAEVERFGAALMPHLRQVWKPSGGLRPGISVVQYVLLRACANPSLDPDEVVHLLDLSGPGSAEDLVRTVREVYGREVGDRAAG